ATGAAATTGTTTTTTCATCAAACTTTAGTTGCTATGAGTGATACGTTTAATCGGGCTACTCAAGATGAGAAAATGACCGCAACTATGAAGGATTTTTGCGATTATTTTGCAGAAAAATTAGAGTTAAAGAAATAAGAAAACGTTTTAAACAGCTTGTTGTTACCTGATAATCATTTAGAAAAACATTCGTTTTTCATTTTAACGGAAAAACTTGGGAACATGCTTATATTTGAATTGCAATGAAGAAAACGCATCACGCGTCGCGTACTACTTCGAATTTATAATAAAGCTGGCTTCTACTTGAATCAACCAATCAGCATCCAAAGAATGTGCAACATATTTATAAACACTCCCCTTTAAATTAAGTGGTAAATAGCGGTTTTGGGTAATTAATTTTCCTACTCCAGCTCCTAATGGAATAGTCCATTGCTTATTGCTCTCCGCATTCCAGTTTGCAGTAATATTGGGGCTAGAATAGACATACCAACCGTTTTTTAAATTCTTTGATAGTATAATTTCAGAATTCAAAAAATTAACCTTTTCTGTATTACTATTTCCCGCAATCGACAGAAAGTTTTGTAGTCTAACCCCGTAGGTAAAAGTATTTGCTTGTTTTATAATGACAACTGTTGGACTTACAGAAAGCTTATCAAACCCTAAAGATTTATTTATCGATGGAAACAGAATAGCGGGGCCAAATCCCCAAGTAAAATTGCTGATTTTTGAAGGTGTTATGACGGACATAATTTGGATATTTCCAAAACCATTTGAATAACCTCTAATTGAAGGCGCATTTATCACTGGTATTTTAACGTTATTTATAAGGAGCCATTTTTGGGATATTGCCGTAGGAATTGTGGTTTGTAATTTTAAAACATTCATATTCTCATTAGAAATAGAAAGATTATAATGAAGTGGAATAACCGCCAAATTGGCAATTGGACTTTGTATTTTGTACTCAAGACTTGTGAGATCGGAATTATAATCATCAGAACCGAACTTTTCTTGAGCGTAAACAGAAAGTAGAAATAACCAAAAACATAGCATTAGTGTAAATTTTTTCATACCTGTATTTTTAAATTAATACTGAATTGGATTTATTGACTTACGCTATAAGTAATCAGAGAGTATTATAAATATAGAAAAATAAATTTTAATAAATTGATATTCATATATTTAAATATAAAATTAATTATGTTTTTTTATAAATTAGTAAATTTAATACGTTTCTAGATGAAGAATATCTTATAAAATGAACCTATAGATTTACGATGCAAATTCCATCAGGTATGCTTACCACTCATTAATCCGATTAGAATCTAGCTTAATAAAAATAAATAGCAAAATAGTAAACCCCCAAAGTCCGGAGCCACCATAACTAAAAAAGGGTAGTGGGATACCTATGGTAGGAATTAGGCCCATTACCATGCCTATATTAATCATGAAATGAAAGAATATTATGGAGGCAACGCTATACCCGTAAACACGACTAAATTGCGATTTTTGGAGTTCTGCCAAATGCAGAATCCGTAATAATAGAAGCACAAACACTAAAACAACAAAGGTGGTTCCAGCAAAACCCCACTCTTCGCCAACAGTACTAAATATATAATCGGTATGTTGTTCGGGAACAAATTTTCCCGTGGTTCGTGTGCCTTCTAAATAGCCTTTCCCTTTCCAACCACCAGAGCTAATAGCTTTTTCAGATTCATAGAGATTATACAGGATGTCACGTTGCATTTCTTGAATTTTTACCGGATCCTTCTCTAACCGAAGCCATAAACTAATCCGATCCTTTTGATGCGCTTGTAAAATATTTGTATAAAAAAAGTTTATTGAAAAAGAGATAATAGCGGCCGCACTAAGCATGGCTAATGGCTGTAATACCGATGGTCGTCGTTTTCTTAAAAAATGAAATGCAAATATTAAAACAGCCGAAGCTATAATAGTAATTACAATGCCAAATTTTAAAGCGGCTATAGATATAAATGCCAAAACTACAACAATAGATAAGTAAATTTTTGGTAAGCCTTCTCTGTATAAAACAAAGAAAAAAGAGGTGTAAACAAGTGTGCTTCCAGCATCGTTTTGCATGAGTACTAAAATAGCAGGAAGTGCTATTATAATGCAAAGGCGTATTTGATCTTTAAAGGTCTTAATGTCGGTATTTAAATCACTAACATATTTGGCAACCGCTAAAGCTGTGGCTGCTTTAGCAAACTCACTAGGTTGAATAGTCATACCACCAATACCATACCATGAAATAGCGCCATTTACTTTTTTCCCAAAGAGAAACAACCCAATAAGAGATAGCATGCTTATCAGGTAAATAACACTTGAAAACCGTTCATAAAATTTGGCTTCAATAGATAAAATTAAAACGATAAGAAAAAACGTTAGTATTATAAAAATGAGCTGCTTACCGTAAGGTTGTGAAAAATCAAAATAATCTATAGTATCACCAATATGAGAAGCCGAAAGGATGTTCATCCAACCAAAGCCAACCAACATCATAAATAAAACGATGGTAATCCAGTCAAACTTGAAATATTTATTTGTTTCTCTTGCCATTAGTATTAATTACTGGTGTGTAATTTGCTTTTTAATTTTTCTACTTCTTCTGGTGGAATTGGTTGAAAAGTGGATTGCCTATTAATTTTAAACGGCGCGCCAGAATATGGTTTCAAATATTCATGTTCCAAACTATAGGTTAAAATCCAATCTTGTAAATCGGTTCTTGTAATAGTTTCATTAATATATTTTTCAATCATTAAGCTGGCAATTTTTCCTGCATAAGTAGAACCGTAATGGCCATTTTCCACAAAAACAGCAATGGCAATTTTAGGGTCATCTTTAGGTGCGAATGCTATAAATAAGGAATGATCTGTTAATTGTGTGCGTTTGCCTTCAATGATGGCGAAATTTTCAGCCGTTCCCGTTTTTCCACAAATTTCAATACCTGGAACGCGGAGTGAACGTGCTGTTCCGTTGTTTTCATATACGTCAAATAAGCCCTCTACTACAGGTTCAAAATGTTTTTTATCAATTGTTGTATAGTTTGGTGTGGTAAATTTCGGATCTAATTTTTGACCTTCAATATGTTTAATGATATGTGGTGTGTAATAAAACCCTCGATTGGCTATAGCAGCTGTCATATTTGCTAAATGTACAGGTGTGACTAAAATTTCACCTTGACCAATGGAGTTTGAAATAATAGTTGTTGCGCCCCAATTAAAATCAGGGTACCATTTGTCATAATACGCACCATCTGGGATATTTCCTTTTTTTCCAATAGGTAAATCGGTACCTAAAAACTGTCCCAATCCAAAGCTTTTTACATGCTCGCTCCAGATATCCATAGCTTTGCTAGAATTAGGAACAATATCCAAACTGCGTCTGAAAATAGTGGCGAAATAGGAGTTACAAGATTTAGAAATTCCAGAAATTAAATCGCGATTCCCTCCACCACAGTGGCAACCCATAGTGCCACGACGACCATAATGATAAACACCAGAGCAAAACACATTGGTTTGCGGTGTAATTACACCTTCTTGTAAAGCGGTTAAGGCTACAATAGCCTTAAAAGGTGAACCAGGTTCGTGAACGCGCAAAAGTCCTTTATCTATTAAAGGTAAGTGGATACTGTCATTATATAATCTGGTGTAATTTCTAGAACGTTTTCGACCAACCAATAAATTTGGATCATATGAAGGCGCTGATACCAAAGCTAAAATTTCACCTGTTTTTGGTTCTAAAGCAACAATTCCACCACGCTTATTGGACATGAGTAATTCGCCATATTCCTGTAATCGTTGGTCAATAGTAATGGTAATGTCTTTACCTTGTTTGGGTATGGTATCGTGTTTTCCGTCTTGATAGGGACCAATGTCCCGATTGAAACGGTCTTTTTGGATGAATTTAATACCTTTAACACCACGCAACTCTTCTTCATAAGATAATTCTACACCTTGTTTTCCAATTAAATCGCCCATAATATAGTACGGATTCTTTTCAATCTGGCTTGGTGTCGCTTCAGCAATAAAGCCTAAAACATTGGCTCCAACCGTTGTTTGATAATCACGAAGCAATCGTTTTTGGATATAGAATCCTTCGTATTTTCGCATTTTCTCCTGTAAAACCGCATAATCCTCTTTAGATAAATGGGCTATAAAAACAGAGGGTAATCTAGGCGAATAATTATAAGCACGTTTATAGGTTTTTAAAAATTGTTCCTTGGTTATTTTTAAAAGTGAACAAAATTCGGTTGTATCTAAAGGTTTTACGTCACGAGGAATAACCATCACATCATAGGATGGTTGATTGCCTACTAAAAGTTTGTTATTTCTATCATAAACAAAGCCACGTTTGGGGTAATCGTATACTTTACGGATAGCATTGTCATTTAGGATATCATGCGCTTCTGCTGAATATATCTGCAAATAGAATAGCCTACCAATAAAAGTAAAGCCTACAATAATGATAATAAAAAAGAGTAAAAATTGTCGCATTAAGTTTTCCTACTGAATAAAATGGTTGTTATTAAACACAGTATAATAGTGAATATACTTGAAAATAACGTTTTTTGAAGCACCAAAATTATATCATTAAAGTTAAATATTTCTAAAGCGAATAGAATGAAGTGGTGAATGAAAGTTAAAATGATAAAATAAATGACTTTGGCTCCAAAATCTACATTTTTAAACTTAATAGTGTGATGCTCATAAACAGAGCCAAAACAGAATTTAAGTACAACAGGTCTTATAAAAGCTATAGTTACTGCTGCAGCTGCATGAACGCCTCCAGAATCTGAAAACATATCTATTGTTAATCCTAGTGCAAAACTTAATAAAAGAAAAACAAGTCGGTTATTGTTTACAGGAAATAACAAGATAAAAATAACATATATATACGGATTTATTGACCCTAAAAAGTTAATATGGTTAAACACCAAAACTTGCGCCAACACAAGCACAATAAACTGAACGCTATATAAAAGGACGTTATTATTCATTGCTAGGTTTTAGTAAACTGTTTATTTCAGGCTTATCAACATTTTCTATAATGTACACATATTCAATATCGGTCATGTCATTAAAAAGCTGGACGTCTATGGTATAGAAATTTTCGGCTACATCTAGTCTAAAATCTTGAATCGTTCCAACGGGAATTCCTTTTGGAAAAATTACCGAACGGCCCGAAGTTACAATAGTATCGCCTTTTTTTAAGGGTGCAATTTTAGAAATTTCATTTAACTGCACAACATGAGGTGATTTGGTGTCCCACATTAATGACCCAAAATGATTGGAGTTTTTTAATTGAGCACTAATTTTAATATTAGTATTTAATATGGATAAAACCGTTGCGAACTTATTACTGGTTTGATCTACTATTCCTAAAATTCCATTTGGTGTAATAACCCCGAAATCCTGTTGAATGCTGTCGCGTTTTCCGCGATTAATAAGTAAGACATTGTTTTTTACTGAATAACTATTTTTTATTACACGCGCCGTTGTAAACTTATAATTAACACCCGAATAAATACTATCGGATATAAAACTAGAATTAATAGTATCGTGTGGTGTGTGTAAAACAGAATTTAAACGCGCATTTTCTTCTTGTAAAAGTTGATTTTGCGATTCTAAATTGAAATATACGGTTAAGTTATTTACGGAATTATAAACACCTCCCGTAACAAAATTAGCCGAATTTATAAACTTACTTTTATGATAAGAATGCGATTGAATTGTAAAAATAACGGCAATAAAAAGCAACAGCAAATACAACAAAAAAGTTTTGTTTCTTAAAAAGAATTTAATGATTTGTTGCATGAGTTAGTATGCTATTTTATCAAGACGCTTTTAAACTTTGATAAATTTTTAAGCGTGATACCTGTTCCCCGAACTACTGCACGTAAAGGATCTTCAGCAATGTACACTGGTAAATCCGTTTTCTGTGATAAACGCTTATCTAATCCGCGAAGCATAGAACCACCACCAGCTAAATAAATACCTGTATTATAAATATCGGCAGCTAATTCTGGGGGCGTTTGAGATAGTGTTTCCATAACAGCATCTTCAATACGCAAAATAGATTTATCAAGCGCTTTAGCAATTTCACGGTAGGAAATTTGAACTTGTTTTGGTTTACCTGTTAGTAAATCACGACCTTGAACACTCATGTCTTCTGGAGGTAATTCTAAATCTTCGGTAGCAGCACCAATTTGAATTTTTATCTTTTCGGCAGTACGTTCACCCACATATAAATTATGTTGTGTACGCATGTAATAAATTATGTCATTGGTGAAAACATCACCAGCAATTTTAACCGATTTGTCACAAACAATACCACCCAAAGCAATTACGGCAATTTCGGTAGTACCACCACCTATATCTACAATCATGTTTCCTTTGGGTTGCATAATATCTACTCCAATACCAATAGCGGCTGCCATAGGTTCATGAATTAAGTATACTTCTTTACCGTTAACACGCTCACAAGATTCCTTAACCGCACGCATTTCTACTTCTGTAATCCCCGAAGGAATACAAACTACCATACGCAAGGATGGTGGGAATAATTTTTTCTTAAGGGCAGGGATATTTTTTATAAACAGACTAATCATTTGCTCACTGGCATCAAAATCTGCAATTACACCATCTTTTAATGGCCTAATAGTTTTAATGTTTTCATGAGTTTTTCCTTGCATCATGCTGGCTTCTTTTCCAACGGCAATTATTTTTCCAGAAATTCTATCACGTGCAACAATAGACGGACTATCCACAACCACCTTGTCATTATGAATAATAAGGGTGTTTGCAGTACCTAAATCTATTGCAATTTCTTCAGTTAAGAAGTCAAAAAATCCCATGTGCTTAAGTCGTTTATTTGAGGGTTGTTAATCAAATCTTGTAAATGTAATAAAAGTATTGCAATTATTATCTGTGGTTTACTTATTGGATGATTTTTATATCTGTTTTTATTTGAAATTTCGTTGAAAGCAATACTGATTTTCACTTTCATAAAAATACTAATGTTTAAAATGACGTGTTCCTGTCATAACCATGGACACATTATTTTCATTACAATAATCCACACTTAACTGATCCTTTATAGAACCACCTGGTTGAATGACCGCTGAAATTCCTGCATTATCGGCAATTTCAACACAATCAGGGAATGGGAAAAAAGCATCACTTGCCATAACCGCACCTTTTAAATCGAAATTAAAAGATTGTGCCTTGTGAATAGCTTGATTTAAAGCGTCCACACGACTGGTTTGTCCGGTTCCACTAGCGCATAATTGCTTATTTTTTGCTAAAACGATGGTGTTAGATTTAGTGTGCTTACAAATTTTAGATGCAAATATTAAATCTTCTAACTCACTTTCGCTTGGTTTATT
Above is a window of Bizionia sp. M204 DNA encoding:
- a CDS encoding rod shape-determining protein, producing the protein MGFFDFLTEEIAIDLGTANTLIIHNDKVVVDSPSIVARDRISGKIIAVGKEASMMQGKTHENIKTIRPLKDGVIADFDASEQMISLFIKNIPALKKKLFPPSLRMVVCIPSGITEVEMRAVKESCERVNGKEVYLIHEPMAAAIGIGVDIMQPKGNMIVDIGGGTTEIAVIALGGIVCDKSVKIAGDVFTNDIIYYMRTQHNLYVGERTAEKIKIQIGAATEDLELPPEDMSVQGRDLLTGKPKQVQISYREIAKALDKSILRIEDAVMETLSQTPPELAADIYNTGIYLAGGGSMLRGLDKRLSQKTDLPVYIAEDPLRAVVRGTGITLKNLSKFKSVLIK
- the mreC gene encoding rod shape-determining protein MreC; this translates as MQQIIKFFLRNKTFLLYLLLLFIAVIFTIQSHSYHKSKFINSANFVTGGVYNSVNNLTVYFNLESQNQLLQEENARLNSVLHTPHDTINSSFISDSIYSGVNYKFTTARVIKNSYSVKNNVLLINRGKRDSIQQDFGVITPNGILGIVDQTSNKFATVLSILNTNIKISAQLKNSNHFGSLMWDTKSPHVVQLNEISKIAPLKKGDTIVTSGRSVIFPKGIPVGTIQDFRLDVAENFYTIDVQLFNDMTDIEYVYIIENVDKPEINSLLKPSNE
- a CDS encoding neuromedin U, producing the protein MKKFTLMLCFWLFLLSVYAQEKFGSDDYNSDLTSLEYKIQSPIANLAVIPLHYNLSISNENMNVLKLQTTIPTAISQKWLLINNVKIPVINAPSIRGYSNGFGNIQIMSVITPSKISNFTWGFGPAILFPSINKSLGFDKLSVSPTVVIIKQANTFTYGVRLQNFLSIAGNSNTEKVNFLNSEIILSKNLKNGWYVYSSPNITANWNAESNKQWTIPLGAGVGKLITQNRYLPLNLKGSVYKYVAHSLDADWLIQVEASFIINSK
- the mreD gene encoding rod shape-determining protein MreD; the protein is MNNNVLLYSVQFIVLVLAQVLVFNHINFLGSINPYIYVIFILLFPVNNNRLVFLLLSFALGLTIDMFSDSGGVHAAAAVTIAFIRPVVLKFCFGSVYEHHTIKFKNVDFGAKVIYFIILTFIHHFILFALEIFNFNDIILVLQKTLFSSIFTIILCLITTILFSRKT
- the rodA gene encoding rod shape-determining protein RodA — encoded protein: MARETNKYFKFDWITIVLFMMLVGFGWMNILSASHIGDTIDYFDFSQPYGKQLIFIILTFFLIVLILSIEAKFYERFSSVIYLISMLSLIGLFLFGKKVNGAISWYGIGGMTIQPSEFAKAATALAVAKYVSDLNTDIKTFKDQIRLCIIIALPAILVLMQNDAGSTLVYTSFFFVLYREGLPKIYLSIVVVLAFISIAALKFGIVITIIASAVLIFAFHFLRKRRPSVLQPLAMLSAAAIISFSINFFYTNILQAHQKDRISLWLRLEKDPVKIQEMQRDILYNLYESEKAISSGGWKGKGYLEGTRTTGKFVPEQHTDYIFSTVGEEWGFAGTTFVVLVFVLLLLRILHLAELQKSQFSRVYGYSVASIIFFHFMINIGMVMGLIPTIGIPLPFFSYGGSGLWGFTILLFIFIKLDSNRINEW
- the mrdA gene encoding penicillin-binding protein 2; protein product: MRQFLLFFIIIIVGFTFIGRLFYLQIYSAEAHDILNDNAIRKVYDYPKRGFVYDRNNKLLVGNQPSYDVMVIPRDVKPLDTTEFCSLLKITKEQFLKTYKRAYNYSPRLPSVFIAHLSKEDYAVLQEKMRKYEGFYIQKRLLRDYQTTVGANVLGFIAEATPSQIEKNPYYIMGDLIGKQGVELSYEEELRGVKGIKFIQKDRFNRDIGPYQDGKHDTIPKQGKDITITIDQRLQEYGELLMSNKRGGIVALEPKTGEILALVSAPSYDPNLLVGRKRSRNYTRLYNDSIHLPLIDKGLLRVHEPGSPFKAIVALTALQEGVITPQTNVFCSGVYHYGRRGTMGCHCGGGNRDLISGISKSCNSYFATIFRRSLDIVPNSSKAMDIWSEHVKSFGLGQFLGTDLPIGKKGNIPDGAYYDKWYPDFNWGATTIISNSIGQGEILVTPVHLANMTAAIANRGFYYTPHIIKHIEGQKLDPKFTTPNYTTIDKKHFEPVVEGLFDVYENNGTARSLRVPGIEICGKTGTAENFAIIEGKRTQLTDHSLFIAFAPKDDPKIAIAVFVENGHYGSTYAGKIASLMIEKYINETITRTDLQDWILTYSLEHEYLKPYSGAPFKINRQSTFQPIPPEEVEKLKSKLHTSN